One window of the Lytechinus variegatus isolate NC3 chromosome 3, Lvar_3.0, whole genome shotgun sequence genome contains the following:
- the LOC121411886 gene encoding glycerate kinase-like has protein sequence MLKLIRAACLHYNHPTTFRATVTGTIRVPRRMSTLDTTYCSSSKARDDCQHYLRQRAQEIFEAGVEAVLPSQMVKDALCFEGSRLNVNGQEYVVNKNVHIVAFGKAVAGMVRAAEDILGDDVVDGIASVPFGIQKTLIDLNKEALLPRSDSKVKMIEGAKDNLPDSDSLRAAEEILRLANKLTESDILLVMISGGGSALLPSPIPPITLAEKLHVINLLARRGATIEQLNTVRKNLSTLKGGRLSSMARPAKVISLILSDIIGDPKDLIASGPTVPDSSTTQDCLKIFQEFSIPRDEIPSSVLEVLDRPANHSNSEPLSAFSHANNVIIGSNSIAVAAAKKRAEAIGFETVNISNAIDGEARHVATLFADLAKYVCDRYTAGFTGGKAFAECFKVTKDTVQELEDTLEVAVQGNKPVCIIGAGETTVTVKGKGKGGRNQELALAAGIAMKESSALQTYHKGGFRVALLSAGTDGQDGPTDAAGAIADFDLVTRACESGLYPATYLDNNDSYTFYRTFDQGRNLVVTGLTGTNVMDVQILLVYPPHSSL, from the exons ATGCTGAAGTTGATTAGAGCAGCATGCTTACATTATAATCACCCTACAACATTCCGTGCTACTGTTACTGGTACGATTCGTGTACCCAGGAGAATGTCAACCCTTGATACCACATATTGCTCATCATCAAAAGCAAGAGATGACTGCCAACATTATTTACGACAGAGAGCGCAAGAAATATTTGAAGCTGGAGTGGAAGCCGTTCTTCCAAGTCAGATGGTCAAAG ATGCTCTGTGTTTTGAAGGCAGTAGACTTAACGTTAATGGACAAGAGTACGTGGTCAATAAGAATGTTCACATCGTTGCCTTTGGTAAAGCAGTGGCTGGGATGGTAAGAGCAGCAGAAGACATCCTAGGTGATGATGTGGTTGATGGCATTGCAAGCGTACCATTTGGAATTCAGAAGACCCTGATCGATCTCAACAAAGA AGCTCTCCTGCCGAGGTCAGATTCAAAAGTCAAGATGATTGAAGGAGCAAAGGACAATCTTCCAGATTCAGATTCATTACGAGCTGCTGAAGAAATCTTGAGACTGGCCAACAAGCTAACTGAAAGTGATATCCTCTTAGTAATGATTTCAG GTGGAGGATCTGCTTTGCTTCCGTCACCAATCCCGCCCATTACTCTGGCTGAGAAACTACACGTCATCAACCTACTAGCAAGGAGAGGAGCCACAATTGAACAACTCAATACAGTGAGAAAGAATCTCTCAACACTCAAGGGTGGACGGCTATCCAGCATGGCAAGACCCGCAAAG GTTATTAGCTTGATTCTATCGGACATTATTGGAGACCCCAAAGATTTGATTGCGAGTGGACCGACTGTACCAGACTCTTCTACAACCCAAGACTGTCTGAAGATCTTCCAAGAGTTTTCAATCCCTAGAGATGAGATACCTTCTTCAGTTCTGGAAGTCCTTGATAGGCCAGCCAATCATTCAAACTCTGAACCGTTAAGTGCCTTTTCTCATGCTAATAACGTGATCATTGGAAGCAACTCAATCGCAGTAGCTGCAGCAAAGAAGAGGGCAGAAGCCATCGGTTTTGAGACAGTGAACATATCAAATGCCATTGATGGCGAAGCAAGGCACGTTGCAACCTTGTTTGCTGATTTAGCCAAGTATGTTTGTGATAGATATACAGCAGGATTTACCGGTGGAAAGGCATTTGCAGAATGCTTCAAGGTTACCAAAGACACGGTTCAAGAACTTGAGGACACTTTAGAGGTGGCTGTCCAAGGGAACAAGCCAGTTTGTATCATTGGTGCAGGAGAAACTACCGTGACTGTcaaaggaaagggaaagggtGGTAGGAACCAGGAACTGGCTTTGGCTGCAGGAATCGCAATGAAAGAATCCTCAGCCTTGCAGACTTACCACAAAGGTGGGTTCCGTGTGGCCCTCCTCTCCGCTGGGACAGATGGACAGGATGGACCTACAGATGCTGCAGGAGCCATTGCTGACTTTGATCTGGTCACCAGAGCCTGTGAATCAGGTTTATATCCTGCAACGTACCTGGACAACAATGATTCCTATACATTCTACAGAACATTCGATCAAGGACGTAACCTGGTGGTCACTGGATTGACTGGGACAAATGTAATGGATGTTCAAATACTCCTTGTCTATCCACCCCATAGCTCTCTCTGA